Proteins encoded by one window of Vitis riparia cultivar Riparia Gloire de Montpellier isolate 1030 chromosome 11, EGFV_Vit.rip_1.0, whole genome shotgun sequence:
- the LOC117924740 gene encoding probable leucine-rich repeat receptor-like protein kinase At1g35710, with protein sequence MALQYPPSYSSPPRLIIILCFFIILYFPFCSTSSSFHVSSTSAFASTTSLIIEQEKEALALLTWKSSLHIRSQSFLSSWSGVSACNNWFGVTCHKSKSVSSLNLESCGLRGTLYNLNFLSLPNLVTLDLYNNSFYGIIPTHISNLSKFITILDLGFNNFDGLIPHQVGLLTSLIFLALPSNHLRGQIPPSIGNLRNLTSLYLYSNEFYGFIPREIGLLRSLNNLVLSTNNLSGPIPTSIGNLRNLTTLHLYTNKLFGSIPQEIGLLTSINDLDLSKNNLIGLIPPSIGNLRNLTTLYLHTNKLSGSIPKEIGLLRSLNDLELSTNNLSGLIPPSIGNLRNLTTLYLHTNKLSGSIPQEIGLLRSLNDLELSTNNLSGPIPHSIGNLRNLTTLYLHINKLSGSIPQEIGLLRSLNNLKLSTNNLSGLIPPSIGNLRNLSSLYLHTNKLSGSIPQEIGLLRSLNDLELSANNLSGPIPHSIGNLKNLTTLYLHTNKLSGSIPQEIGLLRSLNNLKLSTNNLSGPIPPSIGNLRNLTTLYLHTNKLSGSIPHEIGLLRSLNDLELLANNLSGPIPSSIGNLRNLTTLYLHINKLSGSIPQEIGLLRSLNDLELSTNNLNGPIPPSIGNLRNLTTLYLHTNKLSGSIPKEIGLLSSLNDLELSINNLNGPIPPSIGNLRNLTTLYLHTNKLSGFIPKEIGLLRSLNDLELSTNNLNGPIPPSIGKLRNLTTLYLHNNKLSGSIPQEIGLLRSLFNLSLSTNNLSGPIPPSIGNLRNLTKLYLDNNRFSGSIPREIGLLRSLHDLALATNKLSGPIPQEIDNLIHLKSLHLEENNFTGHLPQQMCLGGALENFTAMGNHFTGPIPMSLRNCTSLFRVRLERNQLEGNITEVFGVYPNLNFMDLSSNNLYGELSHKWGQCGSLTSLNISHNNLSGIIPPQLGEAIQLHRLDLSSNHLLGKIPRELGKLTSMFHLVLSNNQLSGNIPLEVGNLFNLEHLSLTSNNLSGSIPKQLGMLSKLFFLNLSKNKFGESIPDEIGNMHSLQNLDLSQNMLNGKIPQQLGELQRLETLNLSHNELSGSIPSTFEDMLSLTSVDISSNQLEGPLPDIKAFQEAPFETFMNNGGLCGNATGLKPCIPFTQKKNKRSMILIISSTVFLLCISMGIYFTLYWRARNRKGKSSETPCEDLFAIWSHDGVILYQDIIEVTEDFNSKYCIGSGGQGTVYKAELPTGRVVAVKKLHPPQDGEMSSLKAFTSEIRALTEIRHRNIVKFYGYCSHARHSFLVYKLMEKGSLRNILSNEEEAIGLDWSRRLNIVKGVAEALSYMHHDCSPPIIHRDISGNNVLLDSEYEAHVSDFGTARLLKPDSPSNWTSFAGTFGYSAPELAYTTQVNNKTDVYSFGVVALEAVIGRHPGDLILSLTSSSGSASSSSSVTAVADSLLLKDVIDQRISPPTDQISEEVVFAVKLAFACQHVNPQCRPTMRQVSQALSIKKPALQKPFPIITLRELFQG encoded by the coding sequence ATGGCCCTTCAATATCCTCCATCCTATTCCTCACCCCCTCGACTCATCATCATTCTTTGCTTCTTCATCATTCTGTATTTCCCTTTTTGTTCAACATCATCGTCATTTCATGTCTCTTCTACATCTGCTTTTGCTTCTACCACTTCTTTGATTATTGAGCAAGAAAAAGAAGCACTTGCTCTTCTAACATGGAAATCCAGCCTTCATATTCGATCACAATCTTTCCTCTCTTCTTGGTCTGGAGTTTCTGCATGCAATAATTGGTTTGGAGTTACTTGCCACAAGTCAAAAAGTGTCTCCAGTTTAAACCTTGAAAGTTGTGGTCTAAGAGGTACGCTCTACAATCTCAATTTCTTATCACTCCCCAATCTTGTCACTCTTGATCTTTATAACAACTCGTTCTATGGAATCATTCCCACCCACATTAGTAATCTTTCCAAATTTATCACCATCCTTGACTTGGGTTTCAATAATTTTGATGGTCTCATACCTCACCAAGTTGGATTGCTAacatctcttatttttcttgcaTTGCCTTCCAACCATTTAAGAGGTCAAATCCCTCCTTCaataggaaacttgaggaacTTAACCAGTTTGTATCTTTATAGCAATGAGTTTTATGGTTTCATTCCTCGAGAAATTGGATTGTTAAGATCTCTTAATAACCTTGTGTTGTCAACTAACAATCTTAGTGGTCCCATCCCGActtccataggaaacttgaggaatttaaccaCTTTGCACCTTTATACTAACAAACTGTTTGGTTCcatccctcaagaaattggattgttaacATCTATTAATGATCTTGACTTATCAAAAAACAATCTCATTGGTCTCATCCCAccttccataggaaacttgaggaacttaaccactttgtaccttCATACTAACAAACTTTCTGGTTCCATCCctaaagaaattggattgttgagatctctTAATGATCTTGAGTTGTCAACTAACAATCTTAGTGGTCTCATTCCACCTTCCATAGGAAATTTGAGGAATttaaccactttgtaccttCATACTAACAAACTTTCTGGTTCcatccctcaagaaattggattgttgagatctctTAATGATCTTGAGTTGTCAACTAACAATCTTAGTGGTCCCATCCCTCATTCCATAGGAAATTTGAGGAATttaaccactttgtaccttCATATTAACAAACTTTCTGGATCtatccctcaagaaattggattgttgagatctctTAATAATCTTAAGTTGTCAACTAACAATCTTAGTGGTCTCATCCCGCCTTCaataggaaacttgaggaatttaagCAGTTTGTACCTTCATACTAACAAACTTTCTGGTTCcatccctcaagaaattggattgttgagatctctTAATGATCTTGAGTTGTCAGCTAACAATCTTAGTGGTCCCATCCCTCATTCCataggaaatttgaagaatttaaccactttgtaccttCATACTAACAAACTTTCTGGTTCcatccctcaagaaattggattgttgagatctctTAATAATCTTAAGTTGTCAACTAACAATCTTAGTGGTCCCATCCCGCCTTCaataggaaacttgaggaatttaaccactttgtaccttCATACTAACAAACTTTCTGGTTCCATCCCTcatgaaattggattgttgagatctctTAATGATCTTGAGTTGTTAGCTAACAATCTTAGTGGTCCCATCCCTTCTTCCATAGGAAATTTGAGGAATttaaccactttgtaccttCATATTAACAAACTTTCTGGTTCtatccctcaagaaattggattgttgagatctctTAATGATCTTGAGTTGTCAACTAACAATCTTAATGGTCCCATCCCAccttccataggaaacttgaggaatCTAACCACTTTGTACCTTCATACTAACAAACTTTCTGGTTCCATCCCgaaagaaattggattgttaaGTTCTCTTAATGATCTTGAGTTGTCGATTAACAATCTCAATGGTCCCATCCCAccttccataggaaacttgaggaatttaaccactttgtaccttCATACTAACAAACTTTCTGGTTTCATCCctaaagaaattggattgttgagatctctTAATGATCTTGAGTTGTCAACTAACAATCTCAATGGTCCCATCCCACCTTCCATAGGAAAATTGAGGAATttaaccactttgtaccttCATAATAACAAACTTTCTGGTTCcattcctcaagaaattggattatTGAGATCTCTCTTTAATCTTTCATTGTCAACAAACAATCTCAGTGGTCCCATCCCTccttccataggaaacttgaggaatttaaccaAATTGTATCTTGATAATAACAGATTTTCTGGTTCCATCCCTcgagaaattggattgttgagatctctTCATGATCTTGCACTGGCAACTAATAAACTCAGTGGCCCCATTCCTCAAGAAATTGATAATCTCATACATTTGAAATCCTTGCACTTAGAAGAGAACAATTTTACTGGCCATTTACCTCAACAAATGTGTCTAGGTGGAgcacttgaaaattttacagcCATGGGCAACCATTTTACCGGTCCTATTCCAATGAGCTTGAGAAATTGCACTAGCTTATTTAGAGTTCGGCTTGAAAGAAACCAACTCGAAGGAAACATAACTGAAGTTTTTGGCGTATACCCAAACTTGaattttatggatttgagttCCAACAATTTGTATGGTGAGCTTTCTCATAAATGGGGGCAATGTGGTAGCCTAACAAGCCTGAACATATCCCACAATAATTTGTCTGGTATCATACCACCTCAACTTGGGGAAGCAATTCAACTGCATCGACTTGATCTCTCTTCAAATCATCTGCTCGGGAAGATCCCTAGAGAACTGGGTAAGCTAACATCAATGTTCCATTTGGTGTTAAGCAACAACCAACTTTCAGGCAACATTCCTTTGGAGGTGGGAAATCTTTTTAATCTTGAACATCTTAGCTTGACATCAAACAACTTAAGTGGCTCAATCCCTAAACAACTAGGAATGCTTTCCAAACTATTCTTTCTCAACTTGAGCAAGAATAAATTTGGGGAAAGCATTCCTGATGAGATTGGGAACATGCATTCCCTTCAAAATCTCGATCTCAGTCAAAACATGCTGAATGGGAAGATACCACAACAGCTTGGAGAACTACAACGCTTAGAAACATTGAATCTCTCCCACAATGAACTCTCTGGTTCCATCCCATCCACTTTCGAAGATATGTTGAGTTTGACATCTGTTGATATATCTTCTAATCAGTTGGAGGGACCTCTCCCTGACATCAAAGCCTTTCAGGAGGCTCCATTTGAGACATTCATGAACAATGGTGGCTTATGTGGCAATGCCACTGGTCTGAAGCCCTGTATCCCATTCACACAGAAGAAGAACAAAAGGTCTATGATTTTGATTATCTCCAGCACCGTATTTCTTCTATGCATTTCCATGGGAATTTATTTTACCCTTTACTGGAGAGCAAGGAACAGAAAAGGCAAGTCCAGTGAAACACCATGTGAAGATCTATTTGCAATATGGAGCCATGATGGAGTGATATTGTATCAAGATATCATTGAGGTGACTGAGGACTTCAACTCTAAATATTGTATTGGGAGCGGAGGACAAGGCACAGTTTATAAGGCCGAGCTACCAACTGGTCGAGTTGTTGCTGTGAAAAAGCTTCACCCACCACAAGATGGTGAGATGAGTAGTTTGAAAGCTTTTACAAGTGAAATTCGGGCCTTAACAGAAATTCGACATCGAAACATTGTGAAGTTTTATGGCTATTGCTCACATGCAAGGCACTCGTTTTTGGTCTATAAGCTGATGGAAAAGGGAAGCCTAAGAAACATTCTAAGCAACGAGGAAGAAGCAATTGGGTTGGATTGGAGTAGGAGGCTAAATATTGTGAAAGGTGTGGCGGAGGCATTATCTTATATGCATCATGATTGTTCACCCCCTATAATTCACAGGGACATATCCGGTAACAATGTTTTATTGGACTCTGAATATGAGGCTCATGTATCGGACTTCGGCACAGCAAGGCTTTTAAAGCCAGACTCACCATCCAATTGGACCTCATTCGCAGGCACCTTTGGGTATAGTGCTCCAG